One part of the Lotus japonicus ecotype B-129 chromosome 2, LjGifu_v1.2 genome encodes these proteins:
- the LOC130737415 gene encoding uncharacterized protein LOC130737415: protein MDDQTQSKNKKNNDEDAAEQPQDPKLPATGGGDWGGWGFSPLSFLSDLQKAAAVAAEEISRNAAAVAQTASKSIAELEKGAEDSKDGEGAEGSESDKESEDEDDKRRKSALDKLEKASDDSLLSQGLKVFDNSVETFASGAWSALGNALKGGTDLVHRLDRPGAAGSNAPSLLETGKAFTAKGMQVLEYVGKETLDLLISETGIEVEKAKKEGEKHNEEDQLSEEVTFDRCFYIYGGPEQLEELEALSSHYALLFNRRKAKLSAEQKSVFDGKLKEVQQIFNLSTEIDRSSVDSDKGKTIKKGNEGSSDEMKNLHDSSVGKAADMAADMAAGFTNVLTGLAVNDIIQRTTSRLESLHSEGVHRLSEMCCLAVSQLLMFGKSIISHANKTGDEEAEEDKANNKEWPEDVSAKAKIIRINAQAVIGYVEAVSNSFITGISDVNEAYQAAIKGVTAESHTGAPKTSVQDKSKAFSEHLKADQTTAIRKIQDGMQFLAHVVLSTSMSAA from the exons ATGGACGACCAAACGCAGTCTAAGAACAAGAAGAACAACGACGAGGATGCTGCAGAACAACCACAAGACCCTAAACTGCCAGCCACCGGTGGCGGAGATTGGGGTGGTTGGGGCTTTTCACCGCTCTCCTTTCTATCGGATCTTCAAAAGGCCGCCGCTGTCGCCGCCGAAGAGATCTCTCGCAAT GCTGCTGCGGTTGCACAGACAGCATCAAAGAGCATTGCGGAGTTGGAAAAAGGTGCTGAAGATTCCAAAGATGGTGAAGGTGCTGAAGGATCTGAATCTGACAAGGaaagtgaagatgaagatgacaaACGGCGAAAATCTGCTCTGGATAAATTGGAGAAAGCTAGTGATGATTCTCTGCTTAGCCAG GGTTTGAAGGTTTTTGATAATTCTGTGGAGACTTTTGCTTCTGGAGCATGGAGTGCTTTAGGAAATGCGTTGAAAGGGGGAACTGATTTAGTTCACAG GCTCGATAGGCCAGGAGCTGCAGGTTCTAATGCACCTTCCCTATTAGAG ACTGGAAAAGCTTTTACTGCAAAGGGAATGCAAGTTCTTGAATATGTAGGTAAGGAGACACTGGACCTATTAATCAGTGAAACTGGAATTGAGGTTGAGAAGGCTAAAAAAGAAGGTGAAAAACACAATGAAGAGGATCAATTATCAGAGGAAGTGACATTTGATCGATGCTTTTACATTTATGGAGGTCCGGAGCAGTTGGAG GAACTGGAGGCTTTGTCTAGTCATTATGCCTTGTTATTTAACCGAAGAAAAGCAAAATTATCAGCAGAGCAGAAGTCTGTGTTTGATGGGAAGCTTAAAGAGGTCCAACAAATTTTTAATTTGAGTACTGAAATTGATCGAAGCAGCGTTGATTCAGATAAAGGAAAGACAATAAAGAAAGGAAACGAGGGAAGCAGTGATGAGATGAAGAATTTGCATGATTCCAGTGTTGGCAAGGCTGCTGACATGGCTGCTGACATGGCTGCAGG TTTCACGAATGTCTTGACTGGCCTTGCTGTTAATGATATAATTCAAAGAACTACTTCAAGACTTGAATCTCTTCATTCTGAGGGAGTTCAT AGACTATCTGAAATGTGTTGTTTAGCGGTGTCTCAACTTCTAATGTTTGGCAAATCCATCATTTCTCATGCCAACAAAACTGGGGATGAAGAAGCTGAGGAGGATAAGGCCAATAATAAAGAGTGGCCTGAAGATGTTTCTGCAAAAGCTAAGATCATAAGAATAAATGCCCAAGCAGTGATAGGATATGTGGAAGCAGTTTCCAACAGTTTTATTACAG GTATATCTGATGTAAATGAGGCCTATCAAGCTGCCATTAAAGGTGTTACTGCTGAGTCTCACACAGGTGCTCCCAAGACTTCAGTGCAGGATAAATCCAAGGCTTTCTCTGAACACCTCAAGGCTGATCAAACCACAGCAATAAGGAAAATCCAGGACGGGATGCAATTTTTAGCTCACGTCGTCCTTTCAACCTCTATGAGTGCTGCTTGA